The DNA sequence CGCTGGCGGCGCTCATCGTGGTACTGGGCATGGTAGTGGACGACGCCATCGTGATTGCCGACAACTACGTGGAACTGCTGGACGAGGGCATGGACCGCTGGGAAGCAGCTTGGCGCAGCGCCAGCAACCTGGTCATTCCGGTGCTCACGGCCACGCTCACCATCATTGCCTCTTTTCTGCCGATGGTGCTGCTCACCGGCTCGGTGGGCGAGTTTATCCGGGCCCTGCCCGTGACCATTGCCGTGGCCCTGGCCAGCTCGTTCGTGGTGGCCATGCTCCTGACGCCCATTCTGTGCTACACCTTTATAAAGAAGGGCCTGCACGCGGTGGCACCCGGAACGGCACCCGCGACTGCGCCTGACGGGGAAGCGCCGGCTCCTAAGAAAAAGAAGTTCTCGCTGCTGGATCTGATGCAGGCCGGCTACGACCGGCTGCTGACCCTGTGCATGCGCCTGCCGGGCCTGACCATTGGGGTGGGGGTGCTGTCCATTGTGGCCGGGGTGCTGCTGTACCGGACCGTGAAGCAACGGTTTTTTCCGGCGGCCGAGCGCAACCAGTTTGCGGTAGAAATCTGGATGCCGATGGGCACCCGGCTGGAAACCACCGACCAAGCCGTGCGCGCCGTGGAGCAGGAGCTGCGCCGCGACAAGCGCGTGACCGACGTGGCCAGCTTCACCGGCACCAGCGCCCCCCGGTTCTACTACAACTTCAGCCCCGAGCCCCCGGCCAGCAACTACGGCCAACTGCTGGTCAATACCCACTCGGAGGAGGAAACCACCGAGCTGGCCGCGGCCCTGAGCCGGCGCATTGACGCGCTGGTGCCCAACGGCCGCCCCCAGGTGAAGCTCATGCAGCAGGGCTCGCCCACGAAAGCCCCGGTGGAAGTGCGCCTGATCGGCGACGATTTACCCCAGCTCAAGCAGCTGGGCGAGCAGGTGCAGGCCATCATCCGCCAGAGTGCGGGCAGCTACCTGGTGCGCACCGACTTTGAAAACGACTACTACGGCCTGACGGTGCGGCTGCGGCCCGAGGCCAACCGCCTGGGCTTCACTACCGGCAGCATCGCCCAAACCATCGGAACGGGCTTTGCCGGCGCGCCGGTATCCACCTGGTACGAGGGCGACACGCCCCTGAGCGTGGTGCTGCGGCTGGACTCCACCCAGCGCGCCGGCTTCCAGAACCTGGCCAACACCTACATCACCTCGCCCGCCACCGGGGCCCGCGTGCCGTTGCGGCAGGTGGCCGACCTGGTGCCGCAGTGGCAAACCGGCCGCCTCATGCACCGCAACGGCGTGCGCACGCTCACGGTGCAGAGCGAAACCACCGGCGACGTGCTGCCCTCCCAGCTGCTCAAGGAAATTCAGCCCAAGATTGCCGCCCTGCGGCTGCCGCCCGGCTACCGCGTGGAGTACGGGGGCGAAGTGGAAAACCAGAAAACCACCTTCGCCCAGATGATGATGGCCCTGGGCGTGAGCATGGTGCTCATCTTCCTGATCCTGCTTTTCCAGTTCCGCAACCTCAAGGAAACCCTGCTGGTGATGGCCAGCATTCCGCTGAGCTTGTTCGGGGCCATTCTGGGGCTGGTGGTTACCCACAATCCCTTCGGGTTTACGGCCTTTCTGGGGCTGATCAGCCTGTCGGGCATCGTGGTGCGCAATTCTATTATTCTGGTTGATTTTGCCAATGAGCTGATTGTCAAGCAGGGCATGAGTATACCGGAGGCGGCCATGGAAGCGGGCAAGCGCCGGCTACGGCCCATCTTCCTCACCACCATGGCCGCTGCCATCGGGGTGCTGCCCATGATTCTGTCGGGCTCACCCATGTGGAGCCCGCTGGCCAGCGTCATTGCCGTGGGCCTCATCTTCTCCATGTTCATGGCCCTGCTCGTGACGCCGGTGCTGTTTTCACGGGTGGTGAAGCCCCAGGACAAGCTCGTTTCGGTGGAAGGCGACGGGCCGCTGCCTACCGCGCCCCTGCCCGCGCATCCTGCCACCTTACACGCCTCCTGACCATGCGCCGACTTCCCCTACTGTATTCCCGACTGCGCCGGGTGGCCGCGCTGCTGCTGGCCGCCGGCTGCCTGGGCCAGCCCGCGCAGGCGCAGCAACCTGCCCCGGCTGCCCCGACTTCGGCTGCTGCCCGCACCATCTCGCTGGAAGAGGCCACCACGCTGGCCCTCACCCAAAACCGCCGCCTCGCTATTGCCCGCGAGCAGGTGGCGGAGGCGCAGTATAAGGAGGCGGAGGTGCACGCCAAGCGCTTTCCCAAGCTCACGGCCCTGGCCAACGCCGGCTACAACACCAATAAGCTCGACATTACCGTGCCGCGCGGGTCGCTGGGCGTGTACCCGGCCACCGGCCCCATTCCCGCCGCCGACATTCCCATCAGCGAAGGCAGCCACACCCTGGTGCTGGGCACGGTGCAGGCCGCCCAGCCGCTGACGCAGCTGCTGAAAATCCGGACCGGCGAGCAGGTGGCCCGGCAGGAGGTGGCCCTGGCCCGCACCAGCGTGCGCCAGGCCGAGTGGCAGGTGCGCCAGGGCGTGGAGAAGCTGTACTACGGCCTGCTCATTGCCCAGCAGCAGCAGCAACAGGCCGAGCTAAGTCTGCAGGCCGCCCGCAAGCAGCGCTACGACGTGGAAAGTGCCCAACTGGCCGGTAAGGCCCTGCCCGCCCAGGTGCTGGGGGCCGAGGCCAACATTGCCGACCAGGAGCAGAAGCTGCTGGCCGTGCAGAATCAGCGGGCCGACTACGCCGCCGACCTCAACCTTCTGCTGGGTTTGCCGGCCGATACGCCGCTGCAGCTGCTCCCGCCCCCCAGCCCGGAGGAAGCCCTGCAGCCCCTGCAAACCTACCTCAGCCGGGCCGATACCGCCAACCTCACCAACCGGCAAGCGGCCCAGACCCGGGAAAAAGCCGCCCTGGGTGTGAAGGCTGCCCGCCAGCAGTACCTGCCCGACGTGTCGCTCACGGCCAACTACATCCGTATTCAGGGCTCCCCCATTCTGCCCCGCAACAGCCTGCTGGTGGGCGGGCTGCTGAACTGGAACATCTACGACTTTGGCGAGCGGCAGGCAGTGGTGGAGCAGCGCAAGTCGCAGCAGCGGCAGGCCCGGGAAAATGAGTTGTATACCCGCGAGGAAGTAGCCGGCGCGGTGCAGAAAGCCTACCGTCAGCTCGGCCAGGCCGCCGCCCTGGTCGCCGCCGCCCGCAAAGCCACTGACCTACGCGCCGCCGAATTAAAGATCAAGCAGGATGCCCTGGCCGCCGGCAAGGTGCTGCCCGTGGAAGTGCTCAGCACCCAGGCCACCCTCGCCAAAGCCCAGGCTGACTTGCTTGCGGCGCAGCTAAACCACCGCCTGGCCCTCTCGGAGCTGCTGCACGTAAGCGGCCAGCAGTAGGCGGCGCGGGAAGCGGTTGAAAACCCGGCGTGGTGTTCTGCCGGGCCCAACCAGAAAATGTGTTTCCCCACTTGTCTTGCCGTACAGAGCCTCAGTGGACGTCTCCCTGCGGCAGTAAACCTGCTTCGCCCCTGATTTTTAGCTTCGGCTTATAATAAGGCTTACGTACATGCTAAGCCCAGTTGAAACCCGGTTCTTCGTGGTGAATAGTTGTGCGGCAGGGGCAGCCAGACGAAAAAGCCTTCCGGCCATAGGCCGGAAGGCTTTTTAAAATTTAGGCAGGGGCAAGGCTTGCCCAAAGGCTTTTGGGTCAAACTCTACTCCGCGCTGGGCGCGGGTGAGGCCTGCGGCGTGGCTTCAGTAGAGCCTTCGGGGCGCGGGCCCCGGCCACTGCGGTTGCGGCCACCCCGCTTGCGGCGTTTGGGCTTTTCTCCGTTTTCACCCTCCGCGCGGGGTTCCCGGGGCGGGCGGGCCTCGCCTTCGGGGCGCGGGGCGCGCGGTTCGCGCGCCGGCCGGGCTTCCCCTTCGGGGCGGGGCGGGCGCTGATACGGCACGGCCGGGGCCTGGCCCGCATCAATGGCCGCCAGCGCCGCCTGGGCATTGGCAATCCGCTCTTTGTGGCGCGGGTCTTTCGGGTCGGCGTCGCGGCGGGGTGGGCGGCCACCTTCGCCGCGGGGCTGTCCGCCCTCGGGGCGCGGGCCCCGGCCCCCGCCGGAACGGCCGCCCCGTTCGGGCCGGCCGCCTATTTTGCCGCCCAGGCCGCTAAAGCGCTTGGGGTCAAACTCGGGCGCTTCGCCCAGGCCCAGGGCCTCGGTAATGTTCTGCTTCTCGATTTCGCGCTCGATCAGCTTTTCAATCTTCACCACGCGGTCCTGGTCCTGGTCGCTGATGAAGGTGATGGCCGTGCCCTTGGTGGCGGCTCTAGCGGTACGACCAATGCGGTGCACGTAGTCCTCGGCGGCGCGCGGAATATCATAATTGACCACGTGGCTCAGCGAGTCGATGTCGATGCCGCGGCTGAGCACGTCGGTGGCCACCAGAATGGGGAACTGCTTGTTCTTGAACTCGCGCATGATCTGCTCGCGCTCCTCCTGGGTCCGGTCCGAGCTGATGCCCTGGGCCACGTAGCCCAGCTTGTTGATGGCCCGCACGATGCCGGCCACGGCCGCTTTCTGGCTCGTAAACAGCACCATGCTCTGCACTTCCTGGGTTTTGAGCAGGTGCTCGAGCAAATAGATCTTCTGGCGGTCGAAGGCCATGTAGAACTGCTGGTCGATGCCGGCGGCGGGCTTGGATACGGCCAAGCGGATTTCCTCGGGCTCGTTGAGAATCTGCTTCGAGAAGTCCCGGATTTTGTTGGGCATGGTGGCCGAGAACAAGAGCGTCTGCCGCTGCTTGGGCAGCTGGCGCACGATGTTCAGAATGTCGTCCGAGAAGCCCATGTCCATCATCTTGTCGGCCTCGTCGAGCACCAGGTACTTGATCTGGTC is a window from the Hymenobacter aquaticus genome containing:
- a CDS encoding efflux RND transporter permease subunit, which translates into the protein MNLVKSSLRYPQVTLAVLLMAFLAGIYSLLTMPRREDPKITIRVGLVVAYFPGATAEQVEAQVTQKLEEYLFRFSEVRKEKTYSTTRDGQVIINVELNENVARPDEFWSKLRHELNVAKAVDLPPGVRGPVVNTDFGDTVAMLIAVESDRLSYGDLRAALRRLEDQLRTVKGISKIKRYGEQPEQIYLTANSERLAQYGLKLPQVVQVLQSQNSISATGNVKVGSADVPLHTSGYFSSEQQIANQIIGSAPTGQVIRVGDVAAVTRRYAEPTALIRVDGRRALLLSVEMLEGNNIVDFGEAIQAKLAESRPLLPADLRVHTIVDQPELVDHSISHFIREFFLAIVAVVVVCMLLLPFSIASVAAMAIPVTVAVTFAVMNLMGIELHQVSLAALIVVLGMVVDDAIVIADNYVELLDEGMDRWEAAWRSASNLVIPVLTATLTIIASFLPMVLLTGSVGEFIRALPVTIAVALASSFVVAMLLTPILCYTFIKKGLHAVAPGTAPATAPDGEAPAPKKKKFSLLDLMQAGYDRLLTLCMRLPGLTIGVGVLSIVAGVLLYRTVKQRFFPAAERNQFAVEIWMPMGTRLETTDQAVRAVEQELRRDKRVTDVASFTGTSAPRFYYNFSPEPPASNYGQLLVNTHSEEETTELAAALSRRIDALVPNGRPQVKLMQQGSPTKAPVEVRLIGDDLPQLKQLGEQVQAIIRQSAGSYLVRTDFENDYYGLTVRLRPEANRLGFTTGSIAQTIGTGFAGAPVSTWYEGDTPLSVVLRLDSTQRAGFQNLANTYITSPATGARVPLRQVADLVPQWQTGRLMHRNGVRTLTVQSETTGDVLPSQLLKEIQPKIAALRLPPGYRVEYGGEVENQKTTFAQMMMALGVSMVLIFLILLFQFRNLKETLLVMASIPLSLFGAILGLVVTHNPFGFTAFLGLISLSGIVVRNSIILVDFANELIVKQGMSIPEAAMEAGKRRLRPIFLTTMAAAIGVLPMILSGSPMWSPLASVIAVGLIFSMFMALLVTPVLFSRVVKPQDKLVSVEGDGPLPTAPLPAHPATLHAS
- a CDS encoding TolC family protein, which codes for MRRLPLLYSRLRRVAALLLAAGCLGQPAQAQQPAPAAPTSAAARTISLEEATTLALTQNRRLAIAREQVAEAQYKEAEVHAKRFPKLTALANAGYNTNKLDITVPRGSLGVYPATGPIPAADIPISEGSHTLVLGTVQAAQPLTQLLKIRTGEQVARQEVALARTSVRQAEWQVRQGVEKLYYGLLIAQQQQQQAELSLQAARKQRYDVESAQLAGKALPAQVLGAEANIADQEQKLLAVQNQRADYAADLNLLLGLPADTPLQLLPPPSPEEALQPLQTYLSRADTANLTNRQAAQTREKAALGVKAARQQYLPDVSLTANYIRIQGSPILPRNSLLVGGLLNWNIYDFGERQAVVEQRKSQQRQARENELYTREEVAGAVQKAYRQLGQAAALVAAARKATDLRAAELKIKQDALAAGKVLPVEVLSTQATLAKAQADLLAAQLNHRLALSELLHVSGQQ
- a CDS encoding DEAD/DEAH box helicase, with translation MNYLNATPIQEQAIPKIIEGKDLIACAQTGTGKTAAYLLPLLDKISHAKHGNTSTLILVPTRELATQIDEQVTGFGYFVEASSIAIYGGGKSENWEQQKRALTSGADIIIATPGRLIAHLQMGYVKFDQIKYLVLDEADKMMDMGFSDDILNIVRQLPKQRQTLLFSATMPNKIRDFSKQILNEPEEIRLAVSKPAAGIDQQFYMAFDRQKIYLLEHLLKTQEVQSMVLFTSQKAAVAGIVRAINKLGYVAQGISSDRTQEEREQIMREFKNKQFPILVATDVLSRGIDIDSLSHVVNYDIPRAAEDYVHRIGRTARAATKGTAITFISDQDQDRVVKIEKLIEREIEKQNITEALGLGEAPEFDPKRFSGLGGKIGGRPERGGRSGGGRGPRPEGGQPRGEGGRPPRRDADPKDPRHKERIANAQAALAAIDAGQAPAVPYQRPPRPEGEARPAREPRAPRPEGEARPPREPRAEGENGEKPKRRKRGGRNRSGRGPRPEGSTEATPQASPAPSAE